Below is a window of Pseudomonadota bacterium DNA.
GCCGCCTGATCCGGGCCAAGCGGTAGCCTCCGAAGTAGATCGTGAGGAAGTCGTGAATGTCCTGATGGCGCGGACCGATATGAGCCGCGAGGAGGCAACGCGTACCGTCGACAATTGGATTAGGACCCTACGAGCGCGCCGCGGTCGAAGCAAACCAGCAAGCGCGCCAGGTAGCGAGGAAATAAAATGGTACTGGCAAGCACATGCGCAAGCGCGGTTGGCTCGGCTCGAATAAGCGCCTGACAGATTAGGAGAACATAGCATGATTTATATGACAGATACACTGGCACGCAATTGGTGGGCTATGGGCCTGCGAGGTCTTTGCGCGCTGCTCTTCGGTGCGGCCATTTTCGTCTGGCCGGGGATATCTTTGTTTGCTTTGGTGCTCATGTTCGGCGTTTATACGCTGCTTGACGGAGTGTGCACGATGGTCTCAACGATGCGCTCGGACAAACGCGAGAAGCGCTGGTGGCTGTTTCTCTTGCAGGGGATCGCCGGGATCATCGTCGGGATAATGGCGTTCATCTGGCCCGGGATCACGGCTTTAGCGCTGCTGTATATCATTGCAGCCTGGGCCATCGTCACCGGTATCTTCGAGGTCGTCGCCGCCGTGCAGTTGCGTAAGGAAATCGAAGGGGAATGGCTGCTTGGATTGAGCGGTATCGCGTCGGTGGTATTCGGGGCGCTCCTCGTGGGGTTCCCGGGCGCCGGCGCGCTCGCCGTTTTATGGATTATCGGGGCCTATTCGATCCTTTTCGGGATCTTGTTGATGATCCTGGCCTTTAGACTACGTCAACGAAACGGACACCGCTCGCACGAGGTCAGTGCAGAGGGGTATGAATAGCCGCCCTCGCGTGTGCCCTGCGGAGAGCCTCTCACCCCTCTTGTATATAGACCGGTCCAAAGCGACCCGTCACGATTTTTGACAATGAAAATTTCGCGTAGCGTAGCGAAAAAGCGGGGCCGGCGAAATCGGACCTGTACCTGTATAACGGGATGGAGTTGTTCGTTAGCTTCAGGTCGATACAAGTCGCTAGCGGGTACATCGCATGGCGACCTATTATTCGACCCCGTAGTCCTTCAGGCGGTTGTACAGGGTCTTCAAGCTGATAGCGAGCATCCTCGCGGTCTCCTGCTTACTGCCGCCGCAGTGCTGGAGAGTGGCGAGGATCAGCGCCCTCTCGGTCTCCTTGAGGCTCTTGCCCACATGAACGTTTAGGGATTTGCCGGACGCAGCGCACGGTGCTCCGAGATCCTGAGGCAGGGAATGCACATCGATCACATCGTCCGCCATGATGAAGGTCCGATGGATGGCGTTTTTCAGCTCGCGGATATTCCCCGGCCAGGGATAACGACTAAGCTGCTCCAAGGCCTCCGGGCTAAAGGTCTTGTGGGTCGACTCCATGCGGTTCATCTCGCCCAGGAAATAGTTCGCGAGCAAATCGATATCGTCACCGCGCTCGCGCAGCGGCGGCATTTGGAGGGGAAAGACTTGCAGGCGGTAGAGCAGGTCTTCGCGCAGCTTGCCCTCGGCTACGGCTTCTTCGGGACTGCGGTTCGTCGCGGCGATCAAGCGCACGTCGGTCTCGATCTGCTTGTCGGCACCTACACGCATGAACGTACCGGTCTCGAGGACTCTTAACAGCTTGACCTGGAGCTCGGACGGCATCTCCGTGACCTCATCGAGGAACAGGGTGCCGCCGTCGGCCTGCTCGAAGTAGCCCTTGTGCTCGCGGGTCGCCCCGGTAAAGCTGCCCTTTTCATGACCGAACAGCTCGCTTTCGATTAGCTGCGGCTGTACTGCGCCGCAATTGACCGGCAGGAACGCCTCTTTCCTGCGGCGGCTCAGGCCGTGGACCGTGTGCGCGACGAGTTCCTTGCCGGTGCCGCTCTCCCCCGTGATGAGAACGGTCGCGGCCGTGGGCGCTACACGGGCGATCTGGTCGTAGATCTTTTGCATCGCCAGCGATACGCCGATCAAACGGCCAAAGCGGCCGAGGCTGCGGAGATCACCTCGCAACTCGTCGACCTCTGCCTTGAGATCGGCGGGGCGGGCGACGACCCGGGACAAGACGTTTTTCAGATGCTTGAGGTTGACAGGTTTGGTCAGGTAATCGGCGGCTCCGAGCCGCAGGGCCTCGACGGCCGTCTCGAGGCTCGCACGGCCCGTAATCAGGACCACCTCAGTCGTGCGGGATTCGATGTCCTGAAAGAGGTCCATCCCGTTGCCGTCCGGCAGCACGAGATCGAGCAGCACAACATCGGGACGCCTCCCGGCCATCTTGTCGCGCGCCTCCCCCAAGCTGCTCGCCGTGTCGGTGGTAAACCCCTGCCGACCGACGAGCTCCGCGAGGCCTGCGAGCGCGTCCAGGTCGTCATCGACTATCAATGCATGGGGCATGATTCGCGTTGCTTGACGGCATGGAGATTCCGAATTGTAAACCATGGACGTGGAATCGAAAAATTCTGCTGATTGGCAATCTGCCCAGGTAAGGATTACTGGGCCGCAGGTAATCCTTGCCGATGGTCCGCATCCGGCCCTCGAAGTGGCGGTCCAGAATTAAACCGCTAGATCAATGAGTTGAGTGGCGGATCCGGGTGTGGCACAAGCCTTGTTATGTCCACTAGCGCGACCCAAGAGGAGAAAAAGGTATGCCGAAACTTCAAGCTTGCTATCGCCTACTGCCTAGTGCGTTGCTGGTTCTTGCGACTCTTGCATTGTTCAGTGTGGAATGGGCGGCCGCCAGAGGAGGCATGGCTCACAAGGCTCCGGCCTTCGAGCAACTGGGCATCGCTTCATGGTACGGACCGGGATTCCACGGCAAAGAGACCGCGAACGGCGAGGTTTTCAACCAAAACGGCCTGACCGCAGCGCATCGAACCCTGCCGTTAGGGACCAAGGTCGCGGTGACCAACATCATGAACGGCAAGTCAAGGTCGAGATCAACGATCGTGGGCCCTACGTAAAGGGGCGGGTCATCGATCTCTCGCGCGCGGCCGCCATACGGCTCGAGATGAAGGACGCAGGGCTGGCCAAGGTTCAGATCGAAGCGACTCCATCCTATGCAGGGTAGGCCGGCCTACTGGCCGCCACGTTGAGCGGGAACGGGTTGCAGTAATGGCAAGAAGATCTTACTAGAGCGCCGAGGGGACGAGATGATCCACAAGGATGCGTTTCTTTGGCCATCGGTAATCGCATGGAACAGCAAATCGCGGTTGACCGGGCGGCCGATGCGCCGTATAAATAGGGATCCGTCTAGGCTATGAAAACGACTGCTGCGACAAGAGAATGCGGGGAGGAAGCATTTTGGACCGTTTGGTGATCGTGTCCAACCGCGTGGCTGTGCCCCGAACCGGGCGTAAGGTGCCGGGCGGCCTTGCGGTCGGCATCATGGCGGCTTTGAACGAATCAGGCGGGCTATGGTTTGGCTGGAGCGGCGAGGTCGCAGACGATGTCCCCGTCAGGGTCCACACCCTGGAGCAGGATGGGATCTCGTTTGCGACTTTGCCGTTATCGACCCACGATTATCGCGGGTACTACAGAGGGTATGCCAACCGCGTGCTTTGGCCTTTATTTCACCTCCAGATGCACCGGGTCGACTTCCAGCGCCAAGACCTATCAGCCTATGAGCGCGTCAATAAGCAGTTCGCCAAGAAGCTGGTCTCACTCCTCGACGCCGAAGACATCATTTGGGTGCATGACTATCATTTTATCCGCATGGCCTCGGAGCTGCGGCGATTTGGGGTTTCCCAACCCATCGGGTTTTTTCTCCATACCCCATTCCCACCCTATGACGTCCTGCGGACACTGCCTGGGCACGAGGATTTGTTGCGCTGTCTCTGCGCCTACGATCTGCTCGGGTTTCAAACGGAGCTAGACCTGAAGGCGTTCCTACACGCGGCCGAAGATGGGATCGGGGCCACGATTCATCCGGACGGCGCGGTGTCGCTGCGCGGGGCACGCGCCTACACAGGTGTGTTTCCCATCGGTATCGACGTCGATGAGGTGATGAGCCAAGCGGCGAGAGGGCGCAATGCTCTCTATGGCCGGCGCTTGCTCAGGAGCTTGGTCAGCCGCAGGCTGATCACAGGAGTCGACCGCCTCGATTACTCCAAGGGGCTGGTGGAGCGCTTTCGCGCTTATGGACGCCTGTTAGAGCGCTATTCCGATTACCACAAACACGTCGTATTTATGCAGATCGCCGAGCCCTCGCGAGCCGACGTGCCTGAATACCAGGCGCTCCGGCGTACTCTGGAGGCCTTGGCAGGAGAGATAAACGGCCGCTACTCGGATTACGACTGGGTCCCATTGCGTTACATCAATAAGGGATTTGCCCGCTCCACCGTTCTTGGGTTTCTTGCCTTAAGCAGGGTCGGCTTAGTCACCTCGCTGCGGGACGGCATGAACTTGGTGGCGAAAGAATTCATCGCGGCACAAGACCCCGGAGATCCCGGAGCGCTGGTGTTATCCAAGCTCGCAGGGGCTGCGCGTGAACTGAAGGACGCGATACTGGTGAATCCCTACGAAATCGATGATGTGGCGGAGGGGATCGCTAGGGCTATCGAGATGCCAATGAGCGAGCGCAGGCGACGCTGGGAAAACTCCATGGACGTGCTGAGGAAACAAGACATCACGGCGTGGCGTCGGGGTTTTATCAACATGCTTAGAGACTGCGCCGCCGGCAAGGCGAAGCTACCATGGCAGAAGCAGAGGTTGCCCGCAGAGCCTCGATCCTCGCAAAAATTGACTACGGGCCAGGAAGCTCAAGTGCTTTCGATACTCTGATCAAGCCACGGAGCGGAATGTCGATCCACTCCGGCCGGTTCTCCAGCTCGTAGCGGAGCTCATAGAGGGCTTTCTCCAGCGTGAAGAGATCGAGCAAGGCATGCGCGTCGGCGGGAACATTGGGATACGAGGGGCAACCCTCTATCCCCGCTTTATATCCCGCTAAGAATGCGTCTTTCGCGCTCCGTTCCCACGCCTCAACCAGGCGGCCGAGACCCGCGTCCTCGCCATCATCCACCGCGAGGCGCTTGAGCACCGCTTGCGCCGCGTAGTCAAACGAGCGCAACATACCCGCCACGTCGCGCAGCGGCGAGTGCTTGGCCCGCCGCTCCTGGACCGGGCGCGCCGGCTCGCCCTCGAAATCGACGATGATAAAGTCGTTCTCCGCCAGCAGCACTTGCCCGAGATGGTAATCGCCGTGATAGCGAGTCTTGACTGCGTTTGGAACGCTACACGCCAAGGTCGCGAGGTGATCGGCGAGCCGTTTCCGGGCCTCAAAAAGCGAGCCGCACTCGGCGTGTAACGATTCGGGAATAAGTGCGCGATGGCGGCGCAGCAGCTTGAGTGTAGCGAGGAGGTCGGCGCGAACGCGCGCGCCCCAAGCACGGACATGCGGGCGTTCGATCGGTTCCGGATCGAACGCACTATCGCCGCTCGGTTTAGCGAACGCCTGGTGCAGCTCGCCGGTCCGGCGGCCCAAGGTGCGCATCATCAGCAAATACGGACCGTGAACTTCCTCAACCTGGGCCGCGCCAGTTTCGGGAGCTTGCAATCGAGCGCCCTCGAGATAACGCTCCAGATAATCGAGCGTGTACGTCCAGGCATCTCCTTGATTGGCGACCGCGCCTTGCAATAAGCCAAGGGTATAGCTTTTCCCATCGGCGTCCTGGTACTCCACGGCACCTACCAACGGAGCCACATTTGCAAACGGGGAGACTTCGGTGAGAAAGCGTCCGATCTCGAGCTCCATGCTGGTACCGCTTTGCAGGCGGCGATAGACCTTCAAAAACAAGCGCTCCCCTAAGATCGCGGTGGTGTTAGTCCCCGCCATGGCCGGAAGCCTGATCTCGCGCAAGGCCGTCTCCCGGGCGAGCATCCCGTAGGCCGCGGTGCACGTGAACCTGAGACGCCCTTGACCCCACGGCAGCTCGACATTCTGCCCCATGGCGACGACCAAGGCTTCGCAGAAAACAGGATCGGCCAGCGCATCGCACAGCATCCCGATGCGGGCCTGTTGGCGGACCTTAGCCAGCACGTAAGGCGCGACCGCGGGTCCTTGCTCTTCGGTTTCCCAAGCGATGGCCAGCGGCAAAAAATAGCTCTGCTGCGCAAGGCCGGCGAGATGGACATCCACCCGAGTCAGGAGCCCATGATCCCGGTCTTTGGACCAATGCACGTACTCGCGCACTTCGACCCGCTCGATGTGCTCTCCCTTCGCCGCGAACCAGCGCTGACCGGCGATGAAACCGGGAAGGATCTCCCTCTCCAACGCC
It encodes the following:
- a CDS encoding HdeD family acid-resistance protein — protein: MTDTLARNWWAMGLRGLCALLFGAAIFVWPGISLFALVLMFGVYTLLDGVCTMVSTMRSDKREKRWWLFLLQGIAGIIVGIMAFIWPGITALALLYIIAAWAIVTGIFEVVAAVQLRKEIEGEWLLGLSGIASVVFGALLVGFPGAGALAVLWIIGAYSILFGILLMILAFRLRQRNGHRSHEVSAEGYE
- a CDS encoding sigma-54 dependent transcriptional regulator; this translates as MPHALIVDDDLDALAGLAELVGRQGFTTDTASSLGEARDKMAGRRPDVVLLDLVLPDGNGMDLFQDIESRTTEVVLITGRASLETAVEALRLGAADYLTKPVNLKHLKNVLSRVVARPADLKAEVDELRGDLRSLGRFGRLIGVSLAMQKIYDQIARVAPTAATVLITGESGTGKELVAHTVHGLSRRRKEAFLPVNCGAVQPQLIESELFGHEKGSFTGATREHKGYFEQADGGTLFLDEVTEMPSELQVKLLRVLETGTFMRVGADKQIETDVRLIAATNRSPEEAVAEGKLREDLLYRLQVFPLQMPPLRERGDDIDLLANYFLGEMNRMESTHKTFSPEALEQLSRYPWPGNIRELKNAIHRTFIMADDVIDVHSLPQDLGAPCAASGKSLNVHVGKSLKETERALILATLQHCGGSKQETARMLAISLKTLYNRLKDYGVE
- a CDS encoding trehalose-6-phosphate synthase produces the protein MDRLVIVSNRVAVPRTGRKVPGGLAVGIMAALNESGGLWFGWSGEVADDVPVRVHTLEQDGISFATLPLSTHDYRGYYRGYANRVLWPLFHLQMHRVDFQRQDLSAYERVNKQFAKKLVSLLDAEDIIWVHDYHFIRMASELRRFGVSQPIGFFLHTPFPPYDVLRTLPGHEDLLRCLCAYDLLGFQTELDLKAFLHAAEDGIGATIHPDGAVSLRGARAYTGVFPIGIDVDEVMSQAARGRNALYGRRLLRSLVSRRLITGVDRLDYSKGLVERFRAYGRLLERYSDYHKHVVFMQIAEPSRADVPEYQALRRTLEALAGEINGRYSDYDWVPLRYINKGFARSTVLGFLALSRVGLVTSLRDGMNLVAKEFIAAQDPGDPGALVLSKLAGAARELKDAILVNPYEIDDVAEGIARAIEMPMSERRRRWENSMDVLRKQDITAWRRGFINMLRDCAAGKAKLPWQKQRLPAEPRSSQKLTTGQEAQVLSIL